GATAGCATGATTCTTTACGCTGCACATAAGCCGATCTTCGTCATTGATGCATACACGGGGAGAGTAATGAAACGACACGGAATCGTACCTTATTCTGCAAATTACGATGTCATGCAGGAGCTCTTCCATGAAAATCTGCCGGTGGATGTTGAACTGTACAATGACTTCCACGCGCAATTTGTGGCGCTGGGCCACCATTACTGCAAGAAGGTGCCTTTATGTCACTTCTGCCCGCTGGAATCTTCTTTGCCCAACGGAAATCCCGTGATCGGCTAGAAACGGAATAAGGGGGCGCGAGTGGCGCAGCGAAGCAATCTCCCAATGAGGACCACGGTACAGACAATGGGGCCCCACCTGCTCATAAGCCTTAAGATAAGAGCATCCACTCCCAGCTTTCCTGGTGGGGGTCGGCGTCTCTGCCGACCCACGTTGATGGAAAACGCCCGCGAACAGCGAGGAATCCACCATTCAGCAACTAACTTAATCCTTGTCATTGCGAGGAGCGCAGCGACGTGGCAATCGCCTGGGACTCAGGTGCTTAATTTCAGGCGATTGCTTCGCTTCGCTCGCAATGACAGTCATTCAGGCATCTTGGCAAAAGGATGCGGTTCGCTTTGGTCATCACATCCTACGCCGGATTCTTATTTTTTGCCTGATTTCCCAATCTCTTGTTAATCTGTCATTCTTACGACCTGCGGCATTCTTATTCTCCAATGATTTTCACCAACACTCGTTTCCGCCGACCTCCATCAAACTCACCGTAAAAGATCTGCTCCCAGGGGCCGAAATCGAGCTTTCCTTCAGTGATCGCGACAACAACTTCTCTTCCCATAATCTGTCTTTTCAGGTGCGCGTCGCCATTGTCTTCTCCGGTCCGGTTATGAAGGTACTTGCTCACAGGTGCATGGGGCGCCAATTCTTCCAACCATCGGTCATAATCCTGATGCAGACCGGATTCATCATCATTGATAAACACCGATGCAGTTATGTGCATAGCATTCACAAGGACCAGACCTTCCCTCACCCCACTGTCATGGAGCGCGCCTTCCACCTGGGGCGTAATGTTTATAAATCCTCTTCTCTTAGGAATATTGAACCAAAGTTCCTTGCGATAGCTTTTCATGGAATCCTCCGTTAGTATAGGATGCTTGTATTATCCTATTTTCAGAGCGCGGAACAACCCTGCGCAACGTGCACACGAATGCAGGAGGAGCAATATGGCTAAGATTGCAGATATCATGACCCGTGAAGTCATCACCGTCACTCCGGACACTCCCATCCGTGAACTGGCGAGAATACTTGCAGAAAAGCGCATCAACGGCGTCCCGGTGGTAGATGAAGATGGAACGGTCCTCGGAGTAGTATGTGAATCCGACCTCATCGAGCAGGGCAGACCTCTGCATATTCCTACCGTCTTCGTGATCCTGGATTCCTTCATCCCCCTGGAAAATCCGTGGAGACTGCAGAAAGAGTTCAAAAGAATCACCGCAACCAAGGTTGAAGAAATCTACTCCAGGCCCGCTGTTTGCGTATCTCCTGAATCGGACGTATCCGAAGCGGCAAAGCTCATGAGCGAAAAAAAGTACTATACGATACCGGTTTGCGATGATGCAGACAGACTGGTGGGGGTATTGGGGAAGGTGGACGTAATAAGGGGACTCGCGTGATAACATCAATTAAATTAAATATATACGTTATTTTTTTAAATAGATTGTTTTGGTATTTAGGATATTTTTTAGAATATGCTTTAAAATATATTGACAACTATCTGGAATCATGGTTTAAGCGATCTCACACAGCGGGAGGCGTAGCCCGCTGCCAAACATACCTTTTCCCCATGCGAAGCCCCGGTTCTCATCCTCCTTTCCGGGGCTTTCCTTTGTACGTTTTCTTTCCCTTCGCTGCCATATTCCTCAACAGGGTTCAAATTCCCGCGAATTTCGAGAGGCAAGCAATTGGATCGTGATCGACTGAAGAAGATAATGGAAGATGTCCGTGACGGATTGCTCCCCTGTGAAGAAGCCTGCAGAATATTTCAAGATCTCCAAACAGAGGATCTGGGTTTTGCAGCAATCGATCATCATCGAGCCGTGAGACTCGGTTTCCCGGAGGTTATTTTCGGACAAGGTAAGACAGCTCAGCAGATCGTCGGTATTGCGACGAGTCTGATGTCCAGGCAGGACGTTGTCCTCATCACGAGAGTTGACGAAGAAAAAGCAGCGGCAATTCTCAAGGAAATTCCCGAGCTTGACTACAACTCTCTGGCCGGAACACTTCTTTTCACCCGAGGCGAAATGAGGAACAGGGGAAAAGGCGAGATTTTGGTGGTGGCTGCCGGAAGTTCGGATTTGAGCGTTGCCGAGGAGGCCAAAGTAACTGCTGTATCGATGGGGAACAGTGTAGGGACGCTGTACGATGTTGGTGTGGCGGGTATTCACCGGCTCTTGACGAATAATCGAAGACTCAGGGATGCTGCCGTGGTCATCGCTGTTGCAGGCATGGAAGGTGCCTTACCGAGTGTAATCGGAGGATTGGTCGATCGGCCGGTCATAGCCGTACCTACCTCTGTCGGATATGGTGCAGCCTTCGGCGGAATAACCGCGCTGCTTGCGATGCTGAACTCCTGCGCGCCGGGAATCGTAGTGGTCAACATCGACAATGGATTCGGAGCAGCCTATGCAGCGACGTTGATGAACAGGATAGCGGAATGAGTGCAACCATTTGTATGTAGATAAGGAGGTCTATGGATATCAGTCGTTTATGTAGTTGAGTTTATATAATATCCCCTCGGGCAGTAAGTTACTCTTTTCATTGATGGTTGTGGCCGCTTCGGCCATGGATGTTCAGTTATGAGCTGGCACTAAGAATTCTGCGCCCTGGAAGGGCGGCCCAATACTAGCCACGGGTGTCAGAAAGCGTCTCAAAACCTGCGCACTGCGGCGAATCACGCAAGCCGGACGGGAGGACCTGCTTCTGGGAAAAAAGCAGTCCCGTCAAGTGAAGATCAGGCGAGGTTCGATCCGAGTGTACTGTCCGTTATAAGGTCATGGTCTCCCTCCGGCTGCTTACGTGAATGCCACCTCGCCGGATACCCAATGGTGGTAGAGCTTCCTGAGATTTATGGTCGTGCAAATAAGGTCCCACTGGGCCTTTACGTTGTCGATTCCGGCCACGGTCCATCGCCGAAAGCTTAATGCGCTCTTGATCCAGGCAAACGGTGGCTCGATAATCTTCTTTCGAGTCTTCAGGCGCTCTTTGTTCTCTGGTTTTTCCCTCTTGCTGCGGTGTCGTTCTAGGGCCGCCTCGTAAACGCTGAGGTCTATGAGGCGTCCGTTCTTGCTCTTGGAGCATTTCCAGCGATTGGGACACGTTAGAAAATCCTTGCAGTGATACCTGCGAACCTCATTGTGGTTCTTGCCGTTAATTTTCCGCTGATGAAAAGGCAACAAGCGCCCTTCAGGGCATATGAAGCAATCACGCTCCTGATCAAAGACGAACCGGGATCGGTGATAGAGATCCTCATCCGCACCTCTCTCGGAAACAATTTCCCCTGACGATTTCCCGATAAGAATGCCGTATTCTCGCTCATGGGCCAGACCTATCTGCCCTGAGGAAAAATATCCCCCGTCCGCCACATTTTCCTCTGCCACAGCGCCCAGATTCTCTTTCACCTTGTCGAGCATGGGGACCAATTGCCCGTTGTCGGCCCCATCCGTGACCACATCTGCGGCCACGATAAGGCCGCTCTTTTGGTCGGCAACCGCCTGAGCGTTGTACGACAAGTCTTTGGTCCGGCGATTCTTCATAAAGCGAGCTTCCGGTTCCGAAGGGTGAACTGACTTCTTGTCCGATTCATCCAACTCCTTCAGAGCCTCTTGTATCCGCTGTTTCCGTTTCAATCCGTCTTGCATGGACTGCGGAAGGCGATACTCACCGGTCTCTTCCCGCTCGGCTCTCTCTATCTCAGTCATCGCATCGGCAATCGTGCGGTCCAATCTCTCCGAAACACTTTCCAGAAACCTCTCCAGGTGCTCACGACCCCGAGCCTTGTCGTTGGATGAGACGGCTTGGATCTTGGTCCCGTCCACGGCATGAAGAGCTAGACCGATCAGATCGGCCTTCAGAGCAACACGAATCGACTGTCTGAACAGATGCCTCAATGATTTCTTGTTCGCCTTGAAGAATCGCCATAAGGAATTATGATCCGGAGCATTCATCCCCGTCAGCCAAATCAGCCCCATATTCTCAAGGCAACCCTTTTCAAGCTTACGGGTACTCCTGATCCGATTGAAGTATCCGAAAAGCCACACCTTCAACAGAAGATCTGGCGCATACGGAGGACGTCCTGTATCGCTGTCGGGAACCTCGATTCCCAACTCGGACAGATCCAAGGAATCCACGAAATCTCGGATAAAGCGCGCCGGGTGATCCTTAGCCACCCAGTCTTCCACTGACGGCGGAAACATCAAGATCTGTTCGTAATCGGCCCGGATCTGTTTGCCCATGACAGCCTCGTGGTTGTTGAATTCCTCTCCTTTCTAGTACATCTCTTGGCAAATCGCGAGCCCAAAATGGAGTTTTGAGACAGTTTCGTCAACCCGTGGACAGCGCCATGCCCATAAGCATGGTTCAACGCCCCTGAAAGGGTCGACCGACCAGACAATGATTCCCAAATGTCATTGGTGGACCCTTTCAGGGTCATGAAGACAAAGGATTTGCCGTTCCGCTTCCGTGGGTTTGCGAAACTGGCTCAAAAATCTTGAATGCACAACACATCGTGCCACGATTCATCATCCTTGTAGGGGCAGGTCTCGTGCCTGCCCTCCCGCAATGACCGGCACGGAGGCCGGTCACTACCGGGCACCCACAAGGGGCGCCCCTACAATCAGGCCGTGAAGATGATGAGAATTTCGTGCCACGATCTGGGACAAATTTCGACTTCTGAGACAGTCTCTTGCACCCACGGCTACTGTTGGGCAGCCCCTATGGGGCTGTAGAAAGCTCCTCCCCGCGCAACTGAACAGATGCGACTGAGTCCTAGTAACAAAGCAACAAAGCTATTGCTGCTGTTTTCGGATGCTTCTGGGAGATTTTCGGGCAGGATTCAGAAACACCATAAAACAATAGATGCTCAATGCCCCCGAGAGAACAGATCCGACAAGGTTTTCACCCTCCAGTTGGACGAACTGTTCGAGTTCACCGGGGATATCTCCCAACGCGTACATGAAGTGAAACAGGTCCCAAGCCTGATAGAAGAACCATCCGCTGAGCAACGCCAGGAGTCCGCAAAAATAAAGATATGCCCATTTTCTCCCCTCGATACTCTTCTGGGACCAGAGAAAGGCACGAATCGCCTGGACCGCAATGTAAGGTGAGACTACTTTGAAGAGCATGCCCCATATGGAGCCCATGGGACCGCCCCCGGACACAATATAGCGGAACACGAATATCAATCCGGTGTCCACAGCTTCCCCATGCAAGAGCACCAGCAGAACCGCGACGGGAAATAATGACAAGGAAAGAATGAGAATTATAAGTTCACGAATGACGATGTACCACATGCTTTTAGTATAACATGCCTTTGAGGGGAATGTCCGGCAAGAACCACCGATAGAAAGGTGATCATGACGAGACGCATCTTTCTCATGGCAAAAAAGGGACTAATCTTTGACAAATACTTCAGGAATGGCAAAAAATGAGTGATGAGACTGCATACAAGCTGGAATTACGAAGAATCGCCACATTGTCCGGAATTCGGATCCCGCGAGTTCGGGAGAGAATACGAACAATATACGGCGTTCATGTGAATGAGGCAGCGGGGGCGGGAAGTTCTCCGGAAATCTTGTTAGGATGGTGACGAATTTCCCGGGAGAGCCGTATCGACCTCCCGGGATAGAGGCTTATGCTGCGGTAAGCTGATAGCTCAAACGATCGCCTTCCAAACTGACCACCTGAAGCTTGACTTTCATTCCTGCTTTCACCGCATCATCGGGGAGTGATTTATCCAATCTGCCGAATACTTTTATCCCGTCTGCGAATTCTGCCACACCGAGAAGATAAGGGACGTCCTTTTCGAAACCTGCGGGTGCATACATGGCTTTGGTAAAGGTGATAAGGGTACCCTCTCCGGAGATACCAAACCAATCCATGTCATTCGACAGGCATTTGTCACAATCGCTTCGCGGAGGAAAAAACTTGGCGCCGCAGCTCTTGCAAACGGTTCCGCGCAGTTCATTATTCTTGAGGAACTCGACGAATTGCTCCGCTTTGGTCACTCCGGTGAAGCTTATAATTCCGAATTGTTCGAATCCCATTTTTCCTTTCTCTCCTTTTGCCGTGGGGGAATCTGGATCATTCTACGCCGAAGATGCTCACGTTACCGTAAATTCCCACGCCGCCAATATTGTGAACAAGCCCGATCTTTGCCCCGGGGACCTGCATCGGTCCAGCTTCATCTCTGAGTTGGAGCACGATTGTCCTGATTTGCGATCCGCCCGTTGCGCCAATGGGGTGTCCCTTGGAAAGCAGCCCCCCATCGACGTTAACCGGTATCTTTCCTTCTTTGTACGTTTCTTTGTTTCGGATCAGTTGAGGCCCTTCACCTTGTCGAGCAAACCCGAGATCTTCATATGCCATCATTTCGGCAATGGTGAAACAATCGTGAACCTCGGCAACATTCACGTCCGACGGGCTGATGCCAGCCATTTCATAGGCGCGTTTGGCCGCGAGCTGAGCACATTTCAGTCCGCTGAAGGAATCCCTTCCGGCCATATTGATCGGTGCTGTGGCCATTCCCAAACCCTTTATCCATACGGGTTTGCTGCACAGGTCCTTGGCTTTTTCCTCGGATGCCACTATGACACAGGAAGAACCGTCCGCGTTGGCACAGCAATCCATCATTTTCAGGGGAGTAGCGATATATTTGGGTTCAAGGATTTTCTCGAGGGTCAGTGATTTTCTGAACACGGCTTTCTCGTTAATGACACCGTACGTAGATGATTTTAGTCTAATGAGCCCGAGGTCCTCTTCGGTTGTTCCGTACTTTTCAAAGTGTCCCCGCGCGTACATTGCATAATACGCGGGCATCATGGTTCCAAAAGGAGCTTCCCACTGAATGTCCGCACCGCGACCCATTCGCTCCTGAGATTCGGCAGAGGATATTTCCGACATTTTCTGAAAACCCAGAACCATAACCACATCGTGAAGCCCGGATGCAACCAGCGCGTACGCTGTTCTGAGTCCGCTCGAGCTCGATGAGCAGACGCTTTCGACATAGAACGTGGGTTGAGGATTCAATCCCAGATATTCGGCCATCAGGCCGGCGGGTGTTCGCTGTTTATCGTATTCGGGTGCAGAACATATAACCGATGCATCAATCTGCTCCGGTTTAATTCCTGCGTCACGCATTGCATCTTTGTAAGCCTCGAAGGCCAATTCGCGAATGGAGCCCGGATACGCCCTCACAAATGCACTTTGTCCGACGCCGATCACCGCGACTTTTGCCATCTATTCCTCCTTGTCAGCAGACTGTATGCTTTTCCTGAGTCGAGATCAAAATAATATCATAGACCGAATTTCCGATCAATGAATGTGAAGCGGTCCTTTTTTGTGGTAAATATTTTATCTGATACGTCCAGAGTGTTTGCAGAAGTTCACAATAGTGGACTCCTGACCCGACCTGGAGTTCTTTTTTTCCTCAAGAAGGACCGTACTT
The sequence above is a segment of the Desulfomonile tiedjei DSM 6799 genome. Coding sequences within it:
- a CDS encoding secondary thiamine-phosphate synthase enzyme YjbQ, which gives rise to MKSYRKELWFNIPKRRGFINITPQVEGALHDSGVREGLVLVNAMHITASVFINDDESGLHQDYDRWLEELAPHAPVSKYLHNRTGEDNGDAHLKRQIMGREVVVAITEGKLDFGPWEQIFYGEFDGGRRKRVLVKIIGE
- a CDS encoding CBS domain-containing protein → MAKIADIMTREVITVTPDTPIRELARILAEKRINGVPVVDEDGTVLGVVCESDLIEQGRPLHIPTVFVILDSFIPLENPWRLQKEFKRITATKVEEIYSRPAVCVSPESDVSEAAKLMSEKKYYTIPVCDDADRLVGVLGKVDVIRGLA
- the larB gene encoding nickel pincer cofactor biosynthesis protein LarB; translated protein: MDRDRLKKIMEDVRDGLLPCEEACRIFQDLQTEDLGFAAIDHHRAVRLGFPEVIFGQGKTAQQIVGIATSLMSRQDVVLITRVDEEKAAAILKEIPELDYNSLAGTLLFTRGEMRNRGKGEILVVAAGSSDLSVAEEAKVTAVSMGNSVGTLYDVGVAGIHRLLTNNRRLRDAAVVIAVAGMEGALPSVIGGLVDRPVIAVPTSVGYGAAFGGITALLAMLNSCAPGIVVVNIDNGFGAAYAATLMNRIAE
- a CDS encoding IS1182 family transposase; protein product: MGKQIRADYEQILMFPPSVEDWVAKDHPARFIRDFVDSLDLSELGIEVPDSDTGRPPYAPDLLLKVWLFGYFNRIRSTRKLEKGCLENMGLIWLTGMNAPDHNSLWRFFKANKKSLRHLFRQSIRVALKADLIGLALHAVDGTKIQAVSSNDKARGREHLERFLESVSERLDRTIADAMTEIERAEREETGEYRLPQSMQDGLKRKQRIQEALKELDESDKKSVHPSEPEARFMKNRRTKDLSYNAQAVADQKSGLIVAADVVTDGADNGQLVPMLDKVKENLGAVAEENVADGGYFSSGQIGLAHEREYGILIGKSSGEIVSERGADEDLYHRSRFVFDQERDCFICPEGRLLPFHQRKINGKNHNEVRRYHCKDFLTCPNRWKCSKSKNGRLIDLSVYEAALERHRSKREKPENKERLKTRKKIIEPPFAWIKSALSFRRWTVAGIDNVKAQWDLICTTINLRKLYHHWVSGEVAFT
- a CDS encoding Zn-ribbon domain-containing OB-fold protein, producing the protein MGFEQFGIISFTGVTKAEQFVEFLKNNELRGTVCKSCGAKFFPPRSDCDKCLSNDMDWFGISGEGTLITFTKAMYAPAGFEKDVPYLLGVAEFADGIKVFGRLDKSLPDDAVKAGMKVKLQVVSLEGDRLSYQLTAA
- a CDS encoding thiolase domain-containing protein, with amino-acid sequence MAKVAVIGVGQSAFVRAYPGSIRELAFEAYKDAMRDAGIKPEQIDASVICSAPEYDKQRTPAGLMAEYLGLNPQPTFYVESVCSSSSSGLRTAYALVASGLHDVVMVLGFQKMSEISSAESQERMGRGADIQWEAPFGTMMPAYYAMYARGHFEKYGTTEEDLGLIRLKSSTYGVINEKAVFRKSLTLEKILEPKYIATPLKMMDCCANADGSSCVIVASEEKAKDLCSKPVWIKGLGMATAPINMAGRDSFSGLKCAQLAAKRAYEMAGISPSDVNVAEVHDCFTIAEMMAYEDLGFARQGEGPQLIRNKETYKEGKIPVNVDGGLLSKGHPIGATGGSQIRTIVLQLRDEAGPMQVPGAKIGLVHNIGGVGIYGNVSIFGVE